One segment of Proteus appendicitidis DNA contains the following:
- a CDS encoding YgdI/YgdR family lipoprotein — protein MKLKSIFSAVAISTSILLVAGCSSPQKIETVNGETILTTDKPQEDEATGLITYKDSETGQIKQINRDQIRRMVELDD, from the coding sequence ATGAAATTAAAGTCTATTTTCTCAGCCGTTGCTATTTCTACATCAATTCTGCTCGTCGCAGGCTGTTCAAGCCCACAAAAAATAGAAACAGTAAATGGGGAAACAATTTTAACGACAGATAAACCCCAAGAAGATGAAGCAACTGGATTAATTACCTACAAAGATTCAGAAACAGGGCAAATTAAACAAATTAATCGTGATCAAATAAGACGAATGGTAGAGCTTGACGATTAA
- a CDS encoding YfaZ family outer membrane protein codes for MKKYLLVGAVSALFMAGNANAVSMNIQAGKHYTDVRAGLGNPNAGLSFNGNWARSDHDGQMGSLGTKFALPLGPFSASVGGKALYLSPKNGDDGAALAGGVGLNWNVLPSLNVYGEAYASPEGLTSGSKSYYEADVGAQLTVFKPLHVNAGYRVIEIENSHNRSNNKIADGFYVGAGLSF; via the coding sequence ATGAAAAAATATTTATTGGTCGGCGCTGTAAGTGCGTTATTTATGGCTGGTAATGCAAATGCAGTATCAATGAATATTCAAGCGGGTAAACATTACACTGATGTTCGTGCGGGTTTAGGCAATCCTAACGCAGGGCTATCTTTTAATGGTAACTGGGCGCGTAGTGATCATGATGGTCAGATGGGCAGCCTAGGGACAAAATTTGCATTACCATTAGGACCTTTTTCAGCGAGCGTTGGAGGTAAAGCACTCTACTTATCACCAAAAAATGGTGATGATGGTGCTGCACTAGCTGGTGGTGTTGGTTTAAACTGGAATGTACTCCCTTCATTGAATGTTTATGGTGAAGCTTATGCTTCTCCTGAAGGATTAACCTCTGGCAGCAAGTCTTATTATGAAGCCGATGTGGGCGCTCAATTAACGGTCTTTAAACCACTGCATGTTAATGCGGGTTACCGTGTGATTGAAATCGAAAACTCACATAATAGAAGTAATAATAAAATTGCTGATGGTTTCTATGTTGGAGCGGGTTTAAGCTTCTAA
- a CDS encoding catalase: MEKKKLTTASGAPVVDNNNSMTAGPRGPMLLQDVWFLEKLAHFDREVIPERRMHAKGSGAFGTFKVTHDITKYTRAKIFSKVGKKTDMFARFSTVAGERGAADAERDIRGFALKFYTEEGNWDMVGNNTPVFYLRDALKFPDLNHVVKRDPKTNLRNMAYKWDFFSHLPEALHQLTIDMSDRGLPQSYRFVHGFGSHTYSFINKDNERFWVKFHFRCQQGIKNLMDDEAQLLVGQDRESSQRDLFDAIERGDFPRWNLQIQVMPEKEASKVPYNPFDLTKVWPHADYPLIDVGYFELNRNPENYFSDVEQAAFSPANIVPGIGFSPDKMLQGRLFSYGDAHRYRLGVNHHQIPVNAPQCPFHNYHRDGAMRVDGNSGSGITYEPNNGGMFQEQPNFKEPPLSIEGAADHWNHREDEDYFSQPRALYELLSDEEHQRMFARIAGELIQASKDTQKRQIALFKKVHPEYGAGVEKAMKALAKKDAK, from the coding sequence ATGGAAAAGAAAAAGCTAACAACAGCGTCTGGTGCGCCGGTTGTAGACAATAATAACTCTATGACAGCAGGTCCTCGTGGCCCTATGTTGCTTCAAGATGTCTGGTTTCTAGAAAAACTTGCTCACTTTGATCGTGAAGTTATTCCTGAAAGACGTATGCACGCAAAAGGCTCTGGTGCTTTTGGTACATTCAAAGTGACTCACGATATTACAAAATATACTCGTGCTAAAATATTCTCTAAAGTGGGTAAAAAAACAGACATGTTTGCTCGCTTTTCTACTGTTGCGGGTGAACGAGGTGCAGCAGACGCCGAACGTGATATTCGTGGCTTTGCGTTAAAATTTTATACCGAAGAAGGTAACTGGGATATGGTGGGTAACAACACCCCTGTTTTCTATCTTCGTGATGCCCTGAAATTCCCTGACTTAAACCACGTTGTAAAACGTGATCCTAAAACTAACCTACGCAATATGGCATACAAATGGGATTTTTTCTCTCATTTACCAGAAGCTTTACACCAGTTAACCATTGATATGAGTGACCGTGGTTTACCGCAAAGCTATCGCTTTGTTCATGGTTTTGGTAGTCACACTTATAGTTTTATTAATAAAGATAACGAGCGTTTTTGGGTTAAGTTTCATTTCCGTTGCCAACAAGGCATTAAAAATCTGATGGATGATGAAGCGCAATTACTAGTAGGTCAAGACAGAGAAAGCTCACAACGTGACTTATTTGATGCTATTGAGCGCGGTGACTTCCCACGTTGGAATTTACAAATTCAAGTGATGCCAGAAAAAGAAGCCTCTAAAGTTCCTTATAATCCTTTTGATTTAACGAAAGTTTGGCCTCATGCGGATTATCCATTAATTGATGTAGGTTATTTTGAATTAAATCGTAACCCTGAGAACTATTTCTCTGATGTAGAGCAAGCAGCATTTAGCCCTGCGAACATTGTTCCGGGTATTGGTTTCTCTCCTGATAAAATGTTACAAGGTCGCCTATTCTCTTATGGTGATGCACATCGTTATCGTTTAGGTGTTAACCATCATCAGATCCCCGTTAATGCGCCACAATGCCCATTCCATAATTATCATCGTGATGGTGCAATGCGTGTTGATGGCAATAGTGGCAGCGGTATTACCTATGAGCCAAATAATGGCGGTATGTTCCAAGAACAACCTAATTTCAAAGAGCCACCATTATCTATCGAAGGCGCGGCTGATCACTGGAACCATCGTGAAGATGAAGATTACTTCAGTCAGCCTCGTGCTCTGTATGAATTACTGAGTGATGAAGAGCACCAACGTATGTTTGCTCGTATTGCAGGTGAGTTAATTCAAGCAAGTAAAGACACTCAAAAACGTCAGATTGCCCTATTTAAGAAAGTCCATCCTGAATATGGTGCGGGTGTTGAAAAAGCAATGAAAGCATTAGCAAAAAAAGACGCTAAATAA
- the menE gene encoding o-succinylbenzoate--CoA ligase, with product MATVVPFKQWPWHHWAQFYPNETAIISGISPITWQQLSCHINHLANNFAKQGVDTQSTVLLRGKNNLNLVFTLLAAFQCGAKVLPLNPQLPKSLLDDLLPHLNIDFYADLSESTLDLDATLLDLNGVEFDNAPRQHKNETEAVQWEPSRMATLILTSGSSGLPKAAVHTFDAHLCSAEGVLSLMPFEKGDSWLLSLPLFHVSGQGVFWRWLLRGATLVVREMHPFVDALQGCTHASLVPTQLWRFLQNKAQQDKQHSFSLKSVLLGGAMIPIELTQEAEHWGVQCWCGYGMTEMASTVCAKRADGKAGVGLPLKGKSVRTLDDEIQIKSDSIALGYWFDGKLKPLSLTADGWYSTRDKGGFIADEWCVLGRLDNLFFSAGEGIQPEDIEKILNTHPSVSQSFIVPIDDTEFGQRPVAVVDAEIEIINQLPQWYHSRLAGFQRPVACLQLPESLKNGGIKISRKQVQEWVKGQMALKKI from the coding sequence ATGGCAACAGTAGTTCCATTTAAACAATGGCCGTGGCATCACTGGGCGCAATTCTACCCAAATGAAACGGCCATCATTTCAGGTATTTCACCTATTACATGGCAGCAACTCAGTTGTCATATTAATCACTTAGCTAACAATTTTGCTAAACAAGGTGTTGATACGCAAAGCACTGTGCTATTGCGTGGAAAAAATAACCTCAATCTTGTTTTTACATTACTCGCTGCTTTTCAATGTGGAGCTAAGGTTTTACCTTTAAATCCACAACTTCCAAAGTCTTTACTTGATGATTTATTACCTCATTTAAATATTGATTTTTATGCTGATCTGAGTGAATCAACGCTCGATCTGGATGCGACTTTGCTTGATCTTAATGGCGTTGAGTTTGATAACGCACCACGTCAACATAAAAATGAAACAGAAGCTGTACAGTGGGAGCCATCTCGCATGGCAACGCTTATTTTGACATCGGGTTCATCGGGTTTACCTAAAGCGGCTGTTCATACTTTTGATGCACATCTTTGCAGTGCGGAAGGTGTTTTATCATTAATGCCCTTTGAAAAAGGCGATAGCTGGTTACTCTCTTTACCTTTGTTTCATGTCTCAGGGCAAGGTGTTTTTTGGCGTTGGTTGTTACGTGGTGCAACGCTGGTGGTGCGTGAAATGCATCCTTTTGTCGATGCATTACAAGGTTGTACTCATGCCTCTTTAGTACCGACTCAGCTTTGGCGTTTCTTACAAAATAAAGCGCAACAAGATAAGCAACACTCGTTCAGCTTAAAATCTGTTCTATTAGGTGGCGCGATGATCCCCATTGAATTAACGCAAGAAGCAGAACATTGGGGCGTTCAATGCTGGTGTGGTTATGGTATGACCGAAATGGCATCCACAGTTTGCGCCAAACGCGCAGACGGTAAAGCGGGAGTAGGGTTACCATTAAAAGGCAAAAGTGTAAGAACACTCGATGATGAAATCCAGATTAAATCAGACAGTATTGCTTTAGGTTATTGGTTTGATGGTAAATTAAAACCGTTATCACTCACTGCGGATGGCTGGTATTCAACACGAGATAAAGGCGGTTTTATCGCGGATGAATGGTGTGTTTTAGGACGCTTAGACAATCTCTTTTTCAGTGCTGGCGAAGGTATTCAACCCGAAGATATTGAGAAAATCCTTAATACACATCCAAGTGTAAGCCAGTCTTTTATTGTTCCTATTGATGATACTGAATTTGGGCAACGTCCAGTCGCAGTTGTCGATGCAGAAATTGAAATAATCAATCAATTACCACAATGGTATCACTCTCGATTAGCGGGATTTCAACGACCCGTTGCTTGCCTGCAACTCCCTGAAAGCCTTAAAAATGGCGGAATTAAAATTTCCCGTAAACAAGTGCAAGAGTGGGTGAAAGGGCAAATGGCTCTTAAGAAGATATAA
- the tyrP gene encoding tyrosine transporter TyrP, translating to MKNRTIGSVFIVAGTTIGAGMLAMPLAAVGIGFSTMLLLLVGLWLLMSYTALLLVEVYQYNDPHTGLGSIAKRYLGIGGQVITGLALLLLMYALTTAYISGAGELLSSTLSSWIGHELSVTQGIIIFTVIGGAVVGIGTTSVDMINRLLFTAKVFFLIFMLIVMLPHVESVNLTSMPVAYGLILSAIPVIFTSFGFHGSVPSIVSYMNGDIKKLRIIFIIGSAIPLVAYILWQIATLGAIPTNTFMGIMAQQSGLNGLLTAIRDVVATPRVNIAVNLFAALALATSFLGVALGLFDYLADLFKRSNRATGRMQSSLLTFVPPLLCALYFPNFVQALAYAAIALSILALLLPALLVWKVRQEQNGADKYKVKGGKSTLAVVFICGLVVIGIQIAITFGLLPQVG from the coding sequence GTGAAGAATCGCACTATAGGCAGTGTTTTTATTGTTGCAGGAACAACAATCGGGGCTGGTATGCTGGCAATGCCGCTGGCTGCTGTGGGTATTGGTTTTAGCACTATGTTGCTATTGCTCGTTGGCTTATGGCTATTAATGAGTTATACCGCATTACTGCTGGTGGAAGTTTATCAATACAATGATCCTCATACTGGTCTTGGCTCTATTGCAAAACGCTATCTTGGTATCGGTGGTCAAGTGATCACTGGACTCGCATTATTGCTATTAATGTATGCACTAACAACAGCTTATATTAGTGGTGCCGGTGAACTACTCTCATCCACACTCTCGTCTTGGATTGGTCATGAGCTTTCTGTCACACAAGGTATCATTATCTTTACAGTGATTGGTGGTGCTGTGGTAGGAATTGGTACAACATCGGTTGATATGATTAACCGTCTATTGTTTACCGCAAAAGTTTTCTTCCTCATATTTATGCTGATTGTAATGTTACCTCACGTTGAATCAGTAAACTTAACCTCAATGCCTGTGGCGTATGGGCTTATTCTTTCTGCTATTCCTGTTATCTTTACCTCATTTGGTTTCCACGGTAGTGTGCCAAGTATTGTAAGTTACATGAACGGTGATATTAAAAAGCTACGTATTATCTTTATTATTGGTAGTGCCATTCCGCTTGTTGCTTATATTTTATGGCAAATTGCCACATTAGGCGCCATCCCAACAAACACATTTATGGGGATTATGGCGCAACAATCTGGATTAAATGGCTTACTGACTGCTATTCGTGATGTTGTTGCTACACCTCGCGTGAATATTGCGGTAAACCTATTTGCTGCGCTAGCATTAGCCACCTCATTTCTTGGTGTTGCATTAGGTCTATTTGATTACCTTGCTGACCTATTTAAACGCAGTAATCGTGCAACTGGTCGTATGCAATCAAGCCTATTAACCTTTGTGCCACCTTTACTATGTGCGCTTTATTTTCCTAACTTTGTGCAAGCCTTAGCCTATGCTGCTATTGCATTGTCAATTTTAGCGCTACTGTTACCGGCTTTATTAGTATGGAAAGTCAGACAAGAACAAAACGGTGCCGATAAATACAAAGTTAAAGGTGGAAAAAGCACATTGGCCGTTGTGTTTATTTGTGGCTTAGTGGTTATTGGTATTCAAATCGCTATCACCTTTGGTTTATTACCACAGGTCGGCTAA
- the nrdB gene encoding class Ia ribonucleoside-diphosphate reductase subunit beta has protein sequence MSYTTFSQVKNDQLQEPMFFGQPVNVARYDQQKYPIFEKLIEKQLSFFWRPEEVDVSRDRIDYNALPDHEKHIFISNLKYQTLLDSIQGRSPNVAFLPLISIPELETWVETWSFSETIHSRSYTHIIRNIVNDPSIVFDDIVENEEILKRARDISSYYDELIKLTNLYHMYGEGNHQVKGKTVHVTLRKLKKQLYLCLMSVNALEAIRFYVSFACSFAFAERELMEGNAKIIRLIARDEALHLTGTQHMLNLLRSGQDDPEMAEIAAECEQECYDLFVEAAEQEKEWAEYLFSEGSMIGLNKDILCQYVEYITNIRMQAVGLKLPFKARSNPIPWINAWLVSDNVQVAPQEVEVSSYLVGQIDSQVDTDDLSNFEL, from the coding sequence ATGTCTTATACTACTTTTTCACAAGTTAAAAATGATCAACTTCAGGAGCCAATGTTTTTTGGGCAGCCTGTTAACGTAGCGCGTTATGATCAGCAAAAATATCCTATTTTTGAAAAGCTAATTGAAAAACAACTCTCCTTCTTCTGGCGCCCAGAAGAAGTGGACGTTTCTCGTGATCGTATTGACTATAATGCGTTACCTGATCATGAAAAACATATTTTTATTAGTAACTTAAAATATCAAACACTGTTGGATTCGATTCAAGGAAGAAGCCCTAACGTGGCATTCTTACCTTTGATTTCAATCCCAGAGTTAGAGACATGGGTTGAAACATGGTCATTCTCTGAAACCATTCACTCACGCTCTTATACTCATATTATTCGTAATATTGTTAACGATCCGTCTATTGTGTTTGATGATATCGTTGAAAATGAAGAAATTTTAAAACGTGCGCGTGATATTTCTTCTTATTATGATGAGTTAATCAAGCTGACAAACCTTTATCACATGTATGGAGAAGGCAACCATCAGGTTAAAGGTAAAACGGTTCATGTCACGTTACGTAAATTAAAGAAGCAGCTTTATCTGTGTTTAATGAGCGTCAACGCACTAGAAGCGATTCGTTTCTACGTTAGCTTTGCCTGTTCATTTGCCTTTGCTGAGCGTGAATTAATGGAAGGTAATGCTAAAATCATTCGATTAATTGCTCGTGATGAAGCGTTACATTTAACCGGAACACAGCACATGCTGAATTTACTGCGTTCAGGTCAAGATGATCCTGAAATGGCTGAAATTGCGGCTGAATGTGAACAAGAGTGTTATGACCTGTTTGTTGAAGCGGCAGAGCAAGAAAAAGAGTGGGCGGAATACCTATTCTCTGAAGGCTCTATGATTGGTTTAAATAAAGATATCCTTTGCCAATATGTTGAATATATTACCAATATTCGCATGCAAGCTGTGGGTCTTAAATTACCATTTAAAGCACGCTCTAACCCTATTCCATGGATCAATGCATGGTTAGTGTCTGACAACGTTCAAGTTGCACCTCAAGAAGTTGAAGTCAGTTCTTACCTCGTGGGTCAAATCGATTCACAAGTTGATACTGATGACTTAAGTAACTTTGAACTGTAA
- the yfaE gene encoding class I ribonucleotide reductase maintenance protein YfaE, translating to MASHKVTLHQQGLSTPLEFHTDTHPSLLDALEHGKVQVEYQCREGYCGSCRLRLVKGKVCYRNEPLAFIQADEILPCSCHPISDIEIEICSK from the coding sequence ATGGCATCTCATAAAGTGACCCTGCATCAGCAGGGTCTTTCAACACCTTTAGAATTTCATACTGACACTCACCCTTCTTTGCTTGATGCATTAGAACATGGGAAAGTCCAAGTCGAATACCAATGTCGTGAAGGCTATTGCGGCTCTTGTCGTCTACGTTTAGTGAAAGGCAAAGTGTGTTATCGCAATGAACCTTTAGCGTTTATCCAAGCCGATGAAATACTCCCCTGTAGCTGTCATCCCATTAGTGATATAGAAATAGAAATTTGCTCTAAATAA